Genomic window (Mycolicibacterium smegmatis):
CTCGACGGTCGTGGTCGGACCGTCGGTGTTCGGCCGCATGACTCCCGAGATCCTGTTCATCGGCATCGGTCTCGCGATCCTGTTACCCGTCATCCCGTTCGCGCTCGAGATGCTCGCGCTGCGACGGTTGAACGCGGGCGCGTTCGGCACCCTGATGAGCCTGGAACCCGCGTTCGCGATGGTGGTCGGCCTCGTCATCCTCAGCCAGGTGCCCGGACCCGCCGGCGTGCTGGGGATGGCCTGTGTCGTCGCGGCCGGCATCGGGGCAGCGCGCACGGGCGCACGGGATGCGCCCGTACCGGTCGAGGTTGGTTGATCGCGCGTCCGCGGATACCCTCCGAACATGGCCCGTCCCATGAACGATCTGATGTTCGTCCGAGCGGTCAACGGCGTCGCGTCCCGGCTCACCCGCGTCCCCGTTCTCGGATCCCTGGTGCGCCGCGGCATGATCGTCATCCGGTACACCGGACGGCGCTCGGGTCAGACGTTCGAGACCCCGGTGGGCTATCGGAAGGTGGGCGACGACCGCGTGGTGATCCGCGTCGAGATGCCGGACCGCAAGACGTGGTGGCGCAATTTCCTGGGCGAGGGAAGCTCCATCACGCTGGTCGGGCTGGACGGAGCCGACCGCACCGGCCACGCCGTCGCGCATCGCGACGAGGCAGGCAAGGTTTCGGTCACCGTCCAGCTCGATGCGCGTTAGACGTCGATGCGCTTGCGGCGGTAGAGCGTTCCGGCCGCGAGCAGCAGCAGGCTGATCACCAGGATCGCGGTCGCCAGCACGTTGATCTGCGGCGGCACAGCCGCCTTGACCGCCGCGTTGACGTACAGCGGGTAGGTCACGGTCGATCCACTGACGAAGTACGTGATGATGAAGTCGTCGAGCGACAACGCGAACGACAGCATCGCCGCGGCCACGATGCCCGGAACGATCAGCGGCAGCGTCACCCTGAAGAAAGTGCGGGTCGGGCTGGCGCCGAGATCCATCGAGGCATCCTCGAGCGTCCAGTCGAATCCGCGCACCCGGGCCCGGACGGTCATGGCGATGAAGCTGATCTGGAACGCGATGTGCGCGATGACGATCGTGGAGTAGCCGGCCGCCCAGTTGAGATCGAGGAACAAGGTCAGCAGCGAGGCGCCCATCACCACCTCGGGTGCGGTCAGCGGCAGCACCAGGAACGTGTCGACGGCACGCTGACCACGCCACCGCTGGCGCACCAGCGCGATCGCGACCAGCGTGCCGAAGATGAGTGCGATCGAGGTCGACACGGCGGCGACGTTGAGGCTCAACTTCAATGCCTCGGTCAGCGCCGGGTACTTGAACGGGTCCTTCCAGTTGTCGAGCGTGAAGCCCTGCCACGTGTAGTTGAACTTGCCTGCCGGCTTGTTGAACGAGAACAGCACGATCACGAAGATCGGCAGGAACAGATACAGCAGCACCAGGCCCGCGACGATGCGCAGACCCGCATCGCCCCAGCGACGGTTGCCCTTGACGACTGTGGGTTCGGCGGTGGCGTCGGTGGCCTCCGCCATTGCGGCCGTGGTCATACCAGGTCCTCCGTACCGAGGGCGCGCGTGTACATCAGCACTCCGACCAGGATGATCGCCATCAGCACCATGCTCAGGGCCGCGGCGGCCGGGTAGTCCTTGACCACCAGGAACTGTTTCTGGATCACGTTGCCGATCATCGTGGTCTGTGTACTGCCCAGGTAGTCGGCGTTGATGAAGTCACCGACCGCGGGGATGAACACCAACATGCTGCCCGCGAGAACACCCGGCATCGACAGCGGCAGAATCACTTTCGTGAAGCTGCGGGTGTTCGAGGAGTACAGGTCCTTCGACGCCTCGATCAGACGCGGGTCGATCTTCTCCAGGCTCACGTACAGCGGCAGGATCATGAAGATGATCCAGTTGTAGGTCAGACCACCGATCACCGCCCACGGGGTCGACAGCAGCCGGCCCTCGTCGGGCAGCAGACCGATCGCGCCGAGCGCACTGACCACCCAACCGTCGTCGGCCAGAATGGTTTTCCAGGCGATCGTGCGGATCAGGAACGTCACGAAGAAGGGCAGGATCACCAGGCCCAGGATTAGGTTCTTGAACCGGCCCGCCTTGAACGCGATCACGTAGGCCAGGGGGAATGCCAGGATCACGCACAACACCGTGGCCACGAACGCGTAGCCGAACGACCGCAGGATCTGGTCCTGGTACGCGCTGAAGGCGTGCAGATAGTTGCCGAAGTTCCAGTCGAACGTCAGCGTGGGCAGATAGATCGATCCACCGGACGACGACAACGAGGTGCGCGCCAACGTGAAGAACGGCACCACGAAGAAGATTCCGAGGTAGACCAACGCCGGCAGGATCATCAGGTACGGAGCGATCTTGCTCCGTTGCCTGCTACTGGTGGCAACGCCAGCCACCGATCAGCCCCCGGTCACTTCGGCGTAGATGGTGTTGAACTCCTGGGTCTGCTCGTCGGTCAGAGCAGCCCACGACTTCAGGTTCGCGGCCATCTCGGCGGGCGGGTTGATCAACGGGTTGTCGGCCAGCGCCTGGTCGATCTTCGCCAGTTCGTCGGTCATGTCGGTCAGCACCGGCACGAACTGCGTGAAGGCGACGAGCTTGGCGTAGTTGGGCCGGTCGTACACATAGTCGATCCAGGCCTCGGCGGCCTTCTGGTTCTGCGCGGTGTAGGGGATGACCATGGTGTCGATGAACCAGTCACCACCGGACTCGGGGACCACGAACTGCAGGTCGGGGTTGTCGGCCTGCAGCTGCACGACGTCACCCGAATAGGCCTGCGCGATGGCGATGTTGCCCGCGGCGAGGTCGTCGGCGTAGTCGTTGCCCGTGAACCGCCGGATCTGGCCCTTGTCCTTCTGCTCGCGCACGAAGTCGGCGGCCTTCTGCACGCCCTCGGTGGTCGGGTCCTCGACCGAGTTGCCCTGCCACTGCATGATCATGCCCAGGCCGTCCTGGACATCGGAGAACAGGCTGACGCGTCCCTTGAACGCCGGATCGAAAAGGTCGTCCATCTTGGTGATGTCGCGACCGGTCGCGGCACGGTTGTACGCGATGCCGACCATGCCCGTCATGTACGGCGCGGTGTACTTGCGGCCCGGGTCGACCTTGGAGTTCAGCAGATCCTCGCGCAGGTTCTTCTTGTTGGGCACACGAGATTCGTTGATCTCGTTGAGCCAGTTCAGCCCCATGATCCGGGCCGCCATGAACTCGGTGGGCACCACGAGATCGGCGCCGATGTCCTGCTTGCGCGACAGCGTTTCCTTGACCTTTGCGAACCACTGCTCGTTGTCGTTGAAGTCTTCCTTGTAGTCGACCGTCAGACCGGATGCGGTCTGGAACGCCGCGACGAAACCGTCGGCCATGTACAGCGGCCAGTTCGAGATCCGCAGGGTGCCGCTCGCGGGCGAACCGTCATCGGGGGCAGCCGACGTTGCCTCGGAACCACCGTTGCCGCCGCTGCCGCAGGCGGCCAGTACGGCGGGGCCGAGGGCAAGTGCGGCGGCGGCTGCTGCGCCACCGCCGAGGAAGCGGCGGCGGGAGGTGCGGTTGGCGGTGAGACGGGCGAAGAGCTGGGGATCGATGTTGTTCGGCATGGGGCGACCTTTCTCGAATCGGGCGCGATCGTCGTTCAGGGAAGGGTTTTCGGCGACTGGCAGGGATTACGAGTCGTCCAGCATGTCCTCGAGGTCTTCGGTGGTGGGGATGTCGGCAGCCGGCAGCACGCGCGAGGCGTCGGGCGACCAGCTGACGTGGACCCGGTCTCCTGGCCGCAGCAAGGGCAGGTTCTGCTCGGCTCCCACGTGCGCGACGATGGTCGAGTCGTCGGGTGCGGCGAGCGACAGGCGCACGACCGGTCCCTGGAACGTCAGGTCGGTGACGGTCGCGGGGACCGTGGCGACGTCGCCGGTCGGCGCGTCGATCGAGACGC
Coding sequences:
- a CDS encoding nitroreductase/quinone reductase family protein, with the translated sequence MNDLMFVRAVNGVASRLTRVPVLGSLVRRGMIVIRYTGRRSGQTFETPVGYRKVGDDRVVIRVEMPDRKTWWRNFLGEGSSITLVGLDGADRTGHAVAHRDEAGKVSVTVQLDAR
- a CDS encoding ABC transporter permease, which gives rise to MTTAAMAEATDATAEPTVVKGNRRWGDAGLRIVAGLVLLYLFLPIFVIVLFSFNKPAGKFNYTWQGFTLDNWKDPFKYPALTEALKLSLNVAAVSTSIALIFGTLVAIALVRQRWRGQRAVDTFLVLPLTAPEVVMGASLLTLFLDLNWAAGYSTIVIAHIAFQISFIAMTVRARVRGFDWTLEDASMDLGASPTRTFFRVTLPLIVPGIVAAAMLSFALSLDDFIITYFVSGSTVTYPLYVNAAVKAAVPPQINVLATAILVISLLLLAAGTLYRRKRIDV
- a CDS encoding ABC transporter permease, giving the protein MAGVATSSRQRSKIAPYLMILPALVYLGIFFVVPFFTLARTSLSSSGGSIYLPTLTFDWNFGNYLHAFSAYQDQILRSFGYAFVATVLCVILAFPLAYVIAFKAGRFKNLILGLVILPFFVTFLIRTIAWKTILADDGWVVSALGAIGLLPDEGRLLSTPWAVIGGLTYNWIIFMILPLYVSLEKIDPRLIEASKDLYSSNTRSFTKVILPLSMPGVLAGSMLVFIPAVGDFINADYLGSTQTTMIGNVIQKQFLVVKDYPAAAALSMVLMAIILVGVLMYTRALGTEDLV
- a CDS encoding polyamine ABC transporter substrate-binding protein; translation: MPNNIDPQLFARLTANRTSRRRFLGGGAAAAAALALGPAVLAACGSGGNGGSEATSAAPDDGSPASGTLRISNWPLYMADGFVAAFQTASGLTVDYKEDFNDNEQWFAKVKETLSRKQDIGADLVVPTEFMAARIMGLNWLNEINESRVPNKKNLREDLLNSKVDPGRKYTAPYMTGMVGIAYNRAATGRDITKMDDLFDPAFKGRVSLFSDVQDGLGMIMQWQGNSVEDPTTEGVQKAADFVREQKDKGQIRRFTGNDYADDLAAGNIAIAQAYSGDVVQLQADNPDLQFVVPESGGDWFIDTMVIPYTAQNQKAAEAWIDYVYDRPNYAKLVAFTQFVPVLTDMTDELAKIDQALADNPLINPPAEMAANLKSWAALTDEQTQEFNTIYAEVTGG